The Thermotoga sp. Ku-13t DNA segment GTGGGTGGGTTTGAGGTTTCCAGCAGTGTTTCGCACCAGGTACTGTTTTATCCAGCCATAACGCACGATTTCAGTTTGATCGTCGGAGAGAAGAATCTCAAAATGGTTGGGGGATTTCTCTACAGGAAGATTCCGGACTTTGGGCTTCAGGTTCTTTTCGGTGAGCACAGTTTCGATGCGAGTGGAATTGTGCGCGTGTGGAAATTTTATGTGACGGCGGGCTTTTCCAACGAGGGATTGCGTGTGGGAATGATTCTCAAATGAAGAAGGCCCCCTCGCGGGGGCCTTCGATCAGAGCAAGTTGAAGAACTCGTTCGTGGTCGTTTCGACTATCGCCGCTCTGTCTTTGACGTAGCCAGACGGGATCGCTCCGAGACTTATCAACATGTCCATCGCTTGAGACACCTGTTCGCTCGTGAGATCCAGCTTCGGGTTGGGTACGGTGATCCTGCGTCTTTTTCCATCAGTCTGGTTCACAAAGTCTAGAAAGAGCCTTTTCATACATCACACCTCCTTTTAGACAACCTGGACGGTGGTGATCAGATAAGCTCCCTGAACCGTGTAGTTCGTGAGCGAATCGATGACGCTGGTGATCTGCTCAGCCTGAGCCATCGTGACGGAATCTTCCACGGCGAAGCTGGCGCGTCTGAGGATGGGTCTGCCCGATTCGTTCACCTCGCCCGTGTTGTAAACGATCCTGAGCTGTTTCATAACAGCACCTCCCTTCGGTTTTGGGAGCGCTCCCACTTAATAGATACGGAGGTAGGCTGTTACCGGAAGGAAACGGTTCTTTGAAGATCGCCCCTTGACACGCTCGAAGCCCCGTGGTATCTTATAACCAAACAGGTGAATGCATATGGGTTTGGTTGAAAGGTTCTTCAACAGTGTATTGAACCTCGTTCACCATCACGTGTTCGACCCGGTAGCTTCTCCACCGGGTGTTGCGTGATGGTGGAACGTTGAGAGGCTACCGGGTCACATCCGAAAGGGTGTGACCCTTTTCTTTTTAAGGAGGGGGTTCGTTGAAAAAGCTCGACAGATTGTTTCAGAACTTCACAGAGGCGTGCGGGCAGAACGGGTTCGAACTGTTTCTGAGTCCGGAGACGGAGCCGATGAAGGATCTGTCCCGGATAGGGAACGATACCGTCTTCTTTCAGGCGAGGAACGGGCAGCTGTTCAAACTCAGAAACGATTACACCGCCTCGATCGTCGAGTTCTTCAACAGGAACGTGCCCGATTCTCTCAGGGTCTGGTACTCGGGCTTCGTGTACCGTTACGATCCGCTGGGACAGATTCAGCCCGTCTTCCAGATCGGAATCGAGACGATCCCGTACGGTTCGCTCCAAGACAGCCTCCTGGTTCTGAAGATACTTGTCGAACCGATTCTTTCCTGTCTGACGGGCGGAGTGCTCGTCGAGATAGGCGATTCCAGGGTAATAGAAAGGTGCGTTCGGCATGTGCCCAAGAGCTTCAGAAAAAAGCTTTTCGAACTCATAGACAGAAAGGACATCTCCGAGCTGGAACTGTTCGCTTTCCTGAACGGTCTGGATCTGTCCGAGGTGCTGAAGCTCGTCGAAGCGAGCTTCACGAAAAGGAGTGTGGAGCAGCTGGAATACTTCGAACTCGAACCCTCGATCGAAAAAGAAATCGTACAGGTGGTGGATTTTCTCTCGAACTTTCCCGGGGTGCGCGTCGAGATTGACTTCTCCATAGCGAGAACCGTGGAAGAGTACGACGGACTCACGTTCACGATCTTCGATCTGAGAGAACCCGCGCTGATCGCCGCCGGTGGCAGGTACAGCGTGAACGAGAAAGTGCTCGGTGTGGGCGGAACGATTTTTCTGGAGGAGAGAGCATGGTCAAGGTAGCGCTCGCGAAAGGGAGGCTGGAAGAGGAAGCTTTCGCCTTTCTCGAAAGGTGTGGCTTTCAGTTCAAAGAAAAGAGTGAGAGGTCGCTGATCGTCACAGACATCGAGGAGAGTTTGAAACTCTTCATCGTGAAACCTTCGGACGTTCCAACGTACGTGTCCAGCGGTGTGGCGGACGTGGGCATCTGCGGCACAGATTCGATCGTCGAATCGCAGCTCAAACTGATCCAGCCGATGAAGCTCCCCTTCGGGAGGGCGAGGATGGTCGTGGCGGGTTTCGAAGGTTTCAGGATGAAGAACGGCACCGTGACAGTGGCGACGAAGTTTCCCGTGAGCGCGAAAATGTATTTCGATTCGAAAGGTGTGGATGTGAAGATCGTCAAGCTGAACGGCTCTGTCGAACTCGCACCGCTTGTGGGTCTGGCACCATTGATAGTGGACATCGTTCAAACTGGAAGGACGCTGAGAGAAAACGGGCTCTCAATTCTGGACGAGATCTATCCCATCAACGCCATTGTGGCACTGAACGACGTTTCTTACAGGATCAAGCGCGAAGAGATCCTGAGCTTTTTGGAAAGGCTCGAAAGGGGGTGCGGACGTGAAGATCTTGATAGAACCCGCTGAACAGCAACTGCTTGAGATACTCGAAGAGAGAAGGCTGGACTTCGCGAACATCGAAAAGACAGTGAGAGAAATTGTGGAGGACGTGAAGCACAACGGGCAGGCCGCGCTGGAAAAGTACATCGCGCTGTACGAGAAATGCGCCCTGAAGGGTGAAAGGATCCTGATCAGTGAGGAAGAACTCGATGCCGTGAAGGTCGAGGAAGAGTTCAAGGATCTGTGCGAAAAGTTCATCGAAAAACTCGAAAGGTTCCACTCGATGCAGCTGCAGGCTTCCATGTGGAATCTGACTCCGCACGGTTCTTTTGTGGGATGTCTGGTGAGACCGATCGAAAGCGTCGCGATCTATGTGCCAGCTGGCAGGAGGGTGTACTTCACGACGTTGCTCATGTGCGCGGTTCCGGCGAAGATAGCGGGGGTCGAAAGGATCGTCGTGGTGTGCCCACCGAACGAAGATGGAAAGGTTCCAGATCGAATACTGTATCTGTGCAGAAGGTTGAACATTCGAGAGATCTACAAAATCGGTGGAGCACACGCGATCGCCGCTCTGGCTTACGGCACGAGCATCGTGAAGAAGGTCGACAAGATCGTCGGACCGGGGAACGCGTACGTGTCGTGCGCGAAAAAACTCGTGTTTGGAGATTGCGGGATCGATTCCGTGGCAGGACCGACGGAGCTTCTCATCGTCGCCGACTCCACCGCGAAGCCCGCGTTCGTGGCGGCGGATATGCTCGCCCAGGCGGAGCACGACGAGATGGCCATGAGCGCGCTCGTCACGGACGATGAAAACCTGCTGGATGGAGTGCTCGAAGAACTCGCAAGACAGCTCAACTCTTTGGGCGAGCCGAACAGGTCCGTGGCGAAGGTTTCGCTCGAGAAAAACGGCCTCGCGGTACTGGTGAGAGATCTGAAAGACGCGATCGAGGTGGTGAACCTGCTGGCTCCGGAACATCTCGAACTGTTCGTGGAAGATCCTTTCTCCTGGCTCGGTAGGGTGAAGAACGCAGGTTCCACCTTCGTTGGCAACAGCTCCGCCGAGGCGTTCGGTGATTACGGTGTTGGACCGAACCACGTGCTTCCCACGTTGCAGAACGCCAGGTTCACTTCTGGTTTGAGCGTTCAGGACTTTTTGAAGAAGATCTTCGTGACCCTGGTGAGCGAAGAAGAGGTGAAAAAGCAGGGTGAGTTCTATGTGAAGCTGGCGAGGCTCGAAGGTTTCGAAGCGCACGCACGCTCGATCGAAGTGAGAATGGAGGGAGCAAGGTGAGTTTCTGTTCGATCGTTGAAGAGATCAGAAGGAATGTCGAAGCGTACCAATCTGAACCGAGGACTCCCACGTACCTTGCGCTGAACGAAAATCCTTATCCTTTTCCGGAAGAACTGGTGCGGGAGTGTTTCGAACGGATCGACGTGAGCAGGTTGCCGACCTATGTCGATTCGCCGTCCGAAGAGTTGTTGAATGAACTGGTCGACTACGTTTCCATCGGAGGGTGGAAGGCGCAGAGAGGACAAATCAGCGTCGGAAACGGTGCCGATGAAATCATCTACGTGCTTTTGAGCATGTTCAAAGACCTCTCCATCTACGTCTTTCCACCGACCTACAGCTGTTACGAAATCTTCGCCAGCGCCGTCGGGGTGAAACTGAACAGGGTGCCGCTGGCTGGCGAGAGGATCGATGTCGAGAGATTGAAAGATCTCAACGAGAACTGCGTGGTTTTCTTACCGAATCCAAACAATCCGACGGGACATCTCTTCTCGGACGAAGAGATCTTCTGGCTTTTAGAAAAAGGTGCGCTGCTCGTTCTCGACGAGGCTTACTACGAATTCTCTGGCAAAACCTATGCACCTTTGATAGACAATTATTCCAACCTGATCGTCGTTCGAACCTTCTCCAAAGCCTTCGGTCTGGCCTCACAGAGGGTAGGTTACCTCATAGCGAATCCCGCGCTGATCGACGCATACAACAGGATTCGACTGCCTTACAACGTGAGCTATCTGGGACAGCTCTTCGCGACGGTCGCGCTGAAGAACAGACGCATCTTCCAGGAGAGGGTGGAAAACATCGTCGAAGAGAGAGAAAGGCTCAAGAGTGCGTTACGGAAACTTGGCTTCAACGTGAGCGATTCGAGGGCGAACTTCGTTTTCGTCTATCTGAGCCAGAAAGAAACTGAGAGGATCTATCGAGCGCTACTGGAATGCGGAATAACTGTCAGAATGACTCAGTGTGGACTTCGTATCACTGTTGGACAGGCTCACCAGAACGATCTTCTGATCGAAACGATGGAGAGGCTGATATGAAAGTGGAAAGAGAAGGAAATAGTTGCTCTGTCGAACGAGAGACGTCGGAAACCAGGATCAAGCTTAAACTCATCAGCAATGGAAAAGGAATCTTCTTCGGTTCGACCAGGATCGGTTTTCTCGATCACATGCTGAACACTTTTTGCAGATTTTCAACGTTGTCTCTGGATATAGAACTGTTCGACGCAGATCTCCAGGTGGACATGCACCATGGGGTTGAAGATCTTGCGATCACGCTGGGTGCGGCGTTCAGAGAAATCTTCGATTATGGTCGTACTGCGCGCTTCTCACACGCCATCGTCCCTATGGACGAAGCACTCACACTGTGCTCGGTGGATCTCTCTGGAAGGAGTTTCCTCAACTTCCAGGTATCTTTCGAAACCGAACGTATTGGGGAGTTTCCCACAGAGTTGATAGAGGAATTCTTCAAAAGTTTTGTTAACAACGCGAAGATCACACTGCACGTTGTGAAACTGGCGGGGAAAAACTCCCACCACATCGCCGAATCCGTCTTCAAAGCTTTTGCCATCGCTGTGAAAAACGCAATTCAGCAGGTTGATTCCGTTCAGAGCACGAAAGGGGTGATAGATTGAACATCGCGATCGTTTCCTGCGTACCCGGAAACGTTATGAACCTGTACAGGGCGATCGTCAGGCTGGATGAAAATCTCTGCGTGGAGCTGCTGGAAAGGCCTCAAAAAAAGTTCTTCAGTGCGATCTTTTTACCAGGGGTTGGGCATTTCGAAGAAGCGATGAAGAGTTTGAAGGAAAGCCAGATGGATGAATTCATATTGCGTCACTGGCGAGCCGGCAGTCTCATCGTCGGTGTGTGCCTGGGTATGCAGTTGCTGTTCGAGGAGAGTGAGGAGAGCACGACTAACAGAACGGTCAGGGGATTGGGCTTGCTCGAAGGTCGCGTGGTACGTTTGAGGGCAAGCATGTTGCCTCATGTTGGCTGGAACGTTGTCAAGTTTTCCAGAGAAATTTTCAGCGATCTGAATGGAAGATACTTCTACTTCGTTCATTCTTACAGAGCAGTCTGTGAACAGCAAATCGTTGCTGGTGAGTGTGAGTACGAGGAAGTTTTCCCTGCGGTAGTGATGAAAGACAATGTCATCGGCGTACAGTTCCATCCCGAGAAGAGTCACACGGTGGGTAAGGTATTTCTGAAGAAGGTGATAGAATGCGCGTTCTACCAGCGATAGATCTGTATCAGGGAAGAGTTGTGAGGATGGAAAAGGGTCGAAAAGAACGCTGCCACATCTACGATTTCGATCCGGTTGAGCTAACGATGCACTTTGTGGAAGAAGGTTTCAAGCTGGTGCACCTGATCGATCTGTCGGCAGCCATGGATGGTTCCGACGAGAACAGGGAGATACTCAAAAGACTTTCAGCGAAAGGTCTGGCCAACCACGTGCAGATCGGGGGTGGTATCAGAACGATCGAGCGAGCACTGGAATTGTTAAAGATGGGATTTCAAAGGCAGTTGCTCAGTTCGGCGCTGATCGAGCAACCATACTTTTTGAACGAACTGCTGGACAGAGGCATCGATGTGGTGTTCTCACTCGATACATCCTCTTCGGGTGTGTGCCTGGCCGGCTGGTCGGCGGCACGGAACATCGAAGTGGTAGGATTTTTGAAACTGCTCAGGTCTCTGGGATTGAAAGAGATCGTCCACACGGATGTGGAAGCCGACGGTTCGTTGCTGGGAAGGGATTTGAAACTCAGCAGGGCAATCGCTGTTGAAACAGGTTTGAACGTTGTCGTGGCGGGAGGCATCGCAAGTGCTCACGATCTGGAATTGGTGAGACAGCTGAATCGCGAAGTTTCCAACATTGTTGGTGTCATCGTGGGAAGGGCTTTCTACGAGGGAAAGATCAGCATCAAGGAGATGAAAGATTATGCTGGCTAAGAGGATCATAGCCTGTCTGGACGTAAAGGATGGCGTTGTGGTTAAAGGCAAGCACTTCGAAGACCTTGTCTACGGAGGTGATCCTGTCGAGCTGGCTGAAAGATATTCCCGTCAATGCATCGATGAGATAGTGTTTCTGGACATCACCGCTTCGTTCGAATCCAGAAAAACAATGATAGATCTTGTCAAGAAAGTTGCGGAACGCGTAGATGTGCCGTTCACTGTCGGGGGCGGTATAAGGGACCTGGAGACTGCCATGGAGCTGATCTACGCCGGGGCAGACAAGGTGAGCGTGAATACCGCGGCGGTGGAAAATCCACGGCTTGTAGAGAAGATCGCAACCAGGTTCGGGTCGCAGGCTGTTGTAGTGGCAATCGACACAAAGAGAACAGAAATCGGTTTTGAAGTGTTTGTGATGTCTGGAAAGAAGGCCACAGGTATCAGGCTCGAAGACTGGCTGGTCGAGATCCAGCAACGCGGTGCGGGAGAAATCCTTTTGACGAGCATAGACACAGATGGCACGAAAGATGGGTTCGACATCGAATTGATCCGCAGGGCTCGACAGATTTCAAAGCTCCCGCTCATCGCATCTGGTGGGGCTGGGAGACAGCAACATTTTCTCGAAGCATTCAGAGCCGGTGCCGACGCCGCACTTGGAGCATCGGTTTTCCACTTCGGTTTGCTCGACGTGATACAGCTTAAGAGATACCTTTTCGAAAATGGTGTGAACGTCAGACTGGATTGCGTGGAGGTAGATTGAAGTGCTCAGACCCGTTGTAGTTCAGGAAGTCCATACGAAGGAGATTCTCATGCTCGCCTACACAAACGAAGAAGCGCTCCAATTGACGAAAGAAACTGGCTTTGCGCACTTCTACTCAAGATCGAGAAAAAGGATCTGGAAAAAAGGGGAGCAATCAGGCAACACAATGCGTGTGGTCCAGATCCTTGAAGACTGTGACAGCGATGCGCTGCTCTATCTTGTGGATTTCCCCCACGGAAAGGTGGCGTGCCACACGGGAAGGAGGAGCTGTTTCTTCAACGTTGTGCACGGAGACGATGCCGAGGAGAATGGCCTTTCGTTTCTCGAAAAACTGTATGGCATCGTCGAGGACAGGAAGAAGAACCCGGTTCAGGGTTCCTACACGGCGAAGCTGTTCGAAGAGGGACTGGATAAGATTTTGAAGAAATTCGGAGAGGAAGCGATAGAGGTGATCCTGGCGGCGAAGCACCAAACGAAGGAGAGATTGATCGAAGAACTGGCGGATTTGATGTACCACCTCACTGTGCTTTTGAGCGCCGAAGAAATCCGCTGGAGCGACGTGGTGAGAGAGCTAAAGAGAAGATCCAGGTGAGTTTCAGCTTCCTCTGTAATAGCTCTGGTTCTCCAGAAGTTGTTCCGGCGGAACATCCCGGACGACCCTTGCTGGCACTCCCATGACAATCTTTCTGGCTGGAACGTCCTTCGTGACGACGGATCCTGCGGCAACGAGCGCGTCCTCACCGATGACCACGCCCGGAAGGATGGTGGCGTTCGCGCCTATCCTGGCGCCCTTTTTCACGGTGGGGCCTTTGAAGTACTTTCTTCTCTCTTCGGTTCTTCCCAGGAAATTGTCGTTGGTGAAGGTGACCTCGGGGGCTATGAAACAGTAATCTTCTATGGTGGAGAGCGCTGTTATGTACGCGTTCGTTTCTATCTTGACATACTCGCCGATGGTCGCTTTGTTCTCCACAGTCGCACCCTTGCCAATGATGGTGAACTGGCCTATCTTTACCTCTTCCCTTATCACGACCAGATCTCCAACAAAAACGTTGTCTTCCAGAACGCTCCCCCTGTATACAACGCTTCCGGCTCCTATCGCAACGTTTTTACCGAGGGTCAGAGGTGGTAGCTGTTTTTCTTCCGTCACAGCGGACATGGCCGACCTGAAGGGTTTCTTTCCCAGCACGGCGTTGTCGAAGATCACGCAACCATCGTTGATCACAGTGTCTTCCCTTATCACAACGTTGTGACCAATGATCACGTTGTCACCGATCGACACGTTCCGTTCGATGATCACGCCGTAACCAATGCTAACGTTCTTCCCGATCTGAGCACACGGATCGATGTAGCCCATGAACTTCCCTCCAATTCAATTATACGTTTCACATGCTAATATTTTGATGAAAGACGAGCGCGGTGCGGGGTGATGAACTATGAAAAGAGAAATCTTTTCGCTGATTGTAATTTTGATCACGGCATTGTCTTTCGCTTACTCGATCCGCGTGGGTGATGTTCTTGCCGTCGAAGTGCTCGGCTATCAGGAGCTAACGAGAGAATGCTCCGTCGACGTGGAAGGTTGCATCAGCTTCCCGCTCGTTGGCAGAGTCAAGGTCGAAGGCATGACGGTGGATCAGCTGACGAAACGTCTGACGGAACTGCTTGGAAAGCACATACCTGAACCAGAGGTTTACATAAGTTTGGTGAAGATCGCTCCGAGGAATGTCTACGTCAGCGGCGTTGTGAACACTGTTGTGGACCTCGGCATGCTGGATCTGACTCTCTCGAAGCTCGTGGCGCTCGTCGGGGCAGATCTTTCCATGGTCGATCTGAGCAAAGTGAAACTGATCCGGGATGGGAAGATTCAGCAGATAGATCTTTCCGGTCTTATCTTCGGAGAGGTGCCCAGCCATGACGTGTTGTTGAAAGAGAACGATCAGATCGTTCTACCTGAAAAGACTTACGCGGAGATGGTGAAGATCGTTGGAGCTGTGAAAGACCCTGGTGTCTATCCTTTCAAAAAGAACATGACCCTGCTCGATCTGGTATCCGCTGCTGGCGGTATCACGAACGAGGGTTCCGGGAGGATCGTTCTGATCTCAGACAGAGTGGAGGTCTTCAATGAGAAGGACGTTTTCGAAAAGACGATTCTTTTGAAACCCGGCGATACGGTGCACGTTGAAAAGTACACCGAGAGGTTCGCCTACGTGGTCGGCGCTGTTCAAACGCCTGGAATGTACCAGTTTTCACGCGAAGAAACGCTCACACTGAAGAATCTGCTGGCGAAGGCCGGCGGACTTTCACTGGAAAAGAAATTCATCGAGAAAGTGCGGATAGTAAGGCAGGGCGAGATTGTGGGAGAGTACGGGGCGGACATCGTCGATCAGAACGTGCCGATCGAGGTTGGCGATCTGGTTGAGATAAAAGCCTTCGAAGATACAGAAGTTTACGTGCTGGGGTATGTGAGAAATCCGGGTTCTTACAGGATCTCACCGGCCGAGCACATGACGCTGCAGAAACTCATCTCGCTGGCTGGAGGTCTGAGAGGCAATGCC contains these protein-coding regions:
- a CDS encoding DUF2922 domain-containing protein, yielding MKRLFLDFVNQTDGKRRRITVPNPKLDLTSEQVSQAMDMLISLGAIPSGYVKDRAAIVETTTNEFFNLL
- a CDS encoding DUF1659 domain-containing protein, with the protein product MKQLRIVYNTGEVNESGRPILRRASFAVEDSVTMAQAEQITSVIDSLTNYTVQGAYLITTVQVV
- a CDS encoding ATP phosphoribosyltransferase regulatory subunit, with translation MKKLDRLFQNFTEACGQNGFELFLSPETEPMKDLSRIGNDTVFFQARNGQLFKLRNDYTASIVEFFNRNVPDSLRVWYSGFVYRYDPLGQIQPVFQIGIETIPYGSLQDSLLVLKILVEPILSCLTGGVLVEIGDSRVIERCVRHVPKSFRKKLFELIDRKDISELELFAFLNGLDLSEVLKLVEASFTKRSVEQLEYFELEPSIEKEIVQVVDFLSNFPGVRVEIDFSIARTVEEYDGLTFTIFDLREPALIAAGGRYSVNEKVLGVGGTIFLEERAWSR
- the hisG gene encoding ATP phosphoribosyltransferase produces the protein MVKVALAKGRLEEEAFAFLERCGFQFKEKSERSLIVTDIEESLKLFIVKPSDVPTYVSSGVADVGICGTDSIVESQLKLIQPMKLPFGRARMVVAGFEGFRMKNGTVTVATKFPVSAKMYFDSKGVDVKIVKLNGSVELAPLVGLAPLIVDIVQTGRTLRENGLSILDEIYPINAIVALNDVSYRIKREEILSFLERLERGCGREDLDRTR
- the hisD gene encoding histidinol dehydrogenase, giving the protein MKILIEPAEQQLLEILEERRLDFANIEKTVREIVEDVKHNGQAALEKYIALYEKCALKGERILISEEELDAVKVEEEFKDLCEKFIEKLERFHSMQLQASMWNLTPHGSFVGCLVRPIESVAIYVPAGRRVYFTTLLMCAVPAKIAGVERIVVVCPPNEDGKVPDRILYLCRRLNIREIYKIGGAHAIAALAYGTSIVKKVDKIVGPGNAYVSCAKKLVFGDCGIDSVAGPTELLIVADSTAKPAFVAADMLAQAEHDEMAMSALVTDDENLLDGVLEELARQLNSLGEPNRSVAKVSLEKNGLAVLVRDLKDAIEVVNLLAPEHLELFVEDPFSWLGRVKNAGSTFVGNSSAEAFGDYGVGPNHVLPTLQNARFTSGLSVQDFLKKIFVTLVSEEEVKKQGEFYVKLARLEGFEAHARSIEVRMEGAR
- the hisC gene encoding histidinol-phosphate transaminase, which translates into the protein MVEEIRRNVEAYQSEPRTPTYLALNENPYPFPEELVRECFERIDVSRLPTYVDSPSEELLNELVDYVSIGGWKAQRGQISVGNGADEIIYVLLSMFKDLSIYVFPPTYSCYEIFASAVGVKLNRVPLAGERIDVERLKDLNENCVVFLPNPNNPTGHLFSDEEIFWLLEKGALLVLDEAYYEFSGKTYAPLIDNYSNLIVVRTFSKAFGLASQRVGYLIANPALIDAYNRIRLPYNVSYLGQLFATVALKNRRIFQERVENIVEERERLKSALRKLGFNVSDSRANFVFVYLSQKETERIYRALLECGITVRMTQCGLRITVGQAHQNDLLIETMERLI
- the hisB gene encoding imidazoleglycerol-phosphate dehydratase HisB is translated as MKVEREGNSCSVERETSETRIKLKLISNGKGIFFGSTRIGFLDHMLNTFCRFSTLSLDIELFDADLQVDMHHGVEDLAITLGAAFREIFDYGRTARFSHAIVPMDEALTLCSVDLSGRSFLNFQVSFETERIGEFPTELIEEFFKSFVNNAKITLHVVKLAGKNSHHIAESVFKAFAIAVKNAIQQVDSVQSTKGVID
- the hisH gene encoding imidazole glycerol phosphate synthase subunit HisH, translated to MNIAIVSCVPGNVMNLYRAIVRLDENLCVELLERPQKKFFSAIFLPGVGHFEEAMKSLKESQMDEFILRHWRAGSLIVGVCLGMQLLFEESEESTTNRTVRGLGLLEGRVVRLRASMLPHVGWNVVKFSREIFSDLNGRYFYFVHSYRAVCEQQIVAGECEYEEVFPAVVMKDNVIGVQFHPEKSHTVGKVFLKKVIECAFYQR
- a CDS encoding HisA/HisF-related TIM barrel protein; the encoded protein is MRVLPAIDLYQGRVVRMEKGRKERCHIYDFDPVELTMHFVEEGFKLVHLIDLSAAMDGSDENREILKRLSAKGLANHVQIGGGIRTIERALELLKMGFQRQLLSSALIEQPYFLNELLDRGIDVVFSLDTSSSGVCLAGWSAARNIEVVGFLKLLRSLGLKEIVHTDVEADGSLLGRDLKLSRAIAVETGLNVVVAGGIASAHDLELVRQLNREVSNIVGVIVGRAFYEGKISIKEMKDYAG
- the hisF gene encoding imidazole glycerol phosphate synthase subunit HisF, with translation MLAKRIIACLDVKDGVVVKGKHFEDLVYGGDPVELAERYSRQCIDEIVFLDITASFESRKTMIDLVKKVAERVDVPFTVGGGIRDLETAMELIYAGADKVSVNTAAVENPRLVEKIATRFGSQAVVVAIDTKRTEIGFEVFVMSGKKATGIRLEDWLVEIQQRGAGEILLTSIDTDGTKDGFDIELIRRARQISKLPLIASGGAGRQQHFLEAFRAGADAALGASVFHFGLLDVIQLKRYLFENGVNVRLDCVEVD
- the hisIE gene encoding bifunctional phosphoribosyl-AMP cyclohydrolase/phosphoribosyl-ATP diphosphatase HisIE, whose product is MEVLRPVVVQEVHTKEILMLAYTNEEALQLTKETGFAHFYSRSRKRIWKKGEQSGNTMRVVQILEDCDSDALLYLVDFPHGKVACHTGRRSCFFNVVHGDDAEENGLSFLEKLYGIVEDRKKNPVQGSYTAKLFEEGLDKILKKFGEEAIEVILAAKHQTKERLIEELADLMYHLTVLLSAEEIRWSDVVRELKRRSR
- a CDS encoding N-acetyltransferase, which translates into the protein MGYIDPCAQIGKNVSIGYGVIIERNVSIGDNVIIGHNVVIREDTVINDGCVIFDNAVLGKKPFRSAMSAVTEEKQLPPLTLGKNVAIGAGSVVYRGSVLEDNVFVGDLVVIREEVKIGQFTIIGKGATVENKATIGEYVKIETNAYITALSTIEDYCFIAPEVTFTNDNFLGRTEERRKYFKGPTVKKGARIGANATILPGVVIGEDALVAAGSVVTKDVPARKIVMGVPARVVRDVPPEQLLENQSYYRGS